In Mycetocola zhujimingii, one DNA window encodes the following:
- the metK gene encoding methionine adenosyltransferase, with translation MTQLRLFTSESVTEGHPDKVCDQISDSILDAMLEQDPQSRVAVETLVTTGLVHVAGEVTTEAYVEIPALIRELVTNIGYDHSDVGFDGKSCGVSVSIGQQSPDIAQGVDAAFEAREESSSDALDAQGAGDQGIMFGYATTETPQLMPVPGWIAHRLAERLAEVRKSGELDYLRPDGKTQATIGYDGITPRTVETIVLSTQHRDGIEVGQLRADVEELVIKPVLDSVDLDTSDVKFLINPTGRFVIGGPQGDAGLTGRKIIIDTYGGAARHGGGAFSGKDPSKVDRSAAYAMRWVAKNAVAAGFADKLEVQVAYAIGKAAPVGLYVETFGTAKVSEETIVDAIREVFDLRPAAIVSSLDLLRPIYAATAAYGHFGRELPDFTWERLDRVTELQSAAGL, from the coding sequence ATGACGCAACTGCGCCTGTTTACCTCGGAATCTGTCACCGAAGGGCATCCAGACAAAGTATGCGACCAAATCTCAGACAGCATCCTCGATGCGATGCTCGAACAAGACCCGCAGAGCCGGGTCGCCGTTGAGACCCTCGTCACCACCGGACTCGTCCACGTCGCCGGTGAGGTCACGACCGAGGCCTACGTCGAGATTCCCGCCCTGATCCGCGAGCTCGTCACCAACATCGGCTACGACCACTCCGACGTCGGCTTCGACGGCAAGTCCTGCGGCGTGTCCGTGTCGATCGGCCAGCAGTCGCCCGACATCGCCCAGGGCGTCGACGCGGCGTTCGAGGCACGCGAGGAGTCCAGCTCCGACGCTCTCGACGCTCAGGGCGCTGGCGACCAGGGCATCATGTTCGGCTACGCGACGACAGAGACGCCGCAGCTCATGCCCGTCCCCGGCTGGATCGCGCACCGCCTCGCTGAGCGCCTCGCCGAGGTCCGCAAGTCCGGCGAACTCGATTACCTGCGCCCAGACGGCAAGACCCAGGCGACCATCGGGTACGACGGGATCACGCCGCGGACGGTCGAGACCATCGTCCTCTCGACCCAGCACCGCGACGGCATCGAGGTCGGGCAGCTTCGAGCAGACGTTGAAGAACTCGTCATCAAGCCCGTCCTCGACTCCGTAGACCTCGACACGTCGGACGTGAAGTTCCTCATCAACCCGACCGGCCGCTTCGTCATCGGTGGCCCGCAGGGCGACGCAGGCCTCACCGGCCGCAAGATCATCATCGACACCTACGGCGGAGCCGCACGGCACGGCGGGGGAGCGTTCAGCGGAAAAGACCCGTCGAAGGTCGACCGCTCCGCTGCGTACGCGATGCGCTGGGTGGCGAAGAACGCCGTCGCTGCCGGGTTCGCCGACAAGCTCGAGGTGCAGGTGGCGTATGCGATCGGCAAGGCTGCTCCCGTCGGTCTCTACGTCGAGACTTTTGGCACGGCGAAGGTCTCCGAAGAGACCATTGTCGACGCCATCCGCGAGGTATTCGACCTCCGGCCGGCCGCCATCGTGTCATCGCTCGACCTCCTTCGTCCGATCTACGCTGCGACTGCGGCATACGGGCACTTCGGCCGCGAACTCCCGGACTTCACCTGGGAGCGTCTCGACCGGGTCACCGAGCTGCAGAGCGCGGCCGGGCTGTAA
- the coaBC gene encoding bifunctional phosphopantothenoylcysteine decarboxylase/phosphopantothenate--cysteine ligase CoaBC translates to MNVVVGITGGIAAYKAVGVIRLLVKQGHSVQVVATAGALKFVGRPTLEAISRNPVHTELYEGVAEVRHVAIGQAADLIVIAPATANTIAKLAAGLADDLLGNTVLASTAPLVIAPAMHTEMWQNPATVANIHTLRSRGVTVVGPASGQLTGTDSGPGRMEEPETIVAAALEVVSPRVRDLAGKRVVITAGGTREPLDPVRYIGNRSSGKQGIALAEAAVSRGASVTLIAAHLDVPVPAGVDVIEAPTAADVARAVTDAAETADITIMAAAIADYRSAEVRHEKIKKESTGDELTLTLVKNPDILAGLAASRPRGTVVGFAAETAKSEDELIDLGRAKLARKGCDFLVLNRVSWSEGFSTDRNSVVMLSQGGDIVMKASGEKLDVAHSILNSLV, encoded by the coding sequence TTGAACGTTGTTGTCGGCATAACGGGTGGCATCGCCGCATACAAAGCGGTCGGTGTCATCCGTTTACTCGTTAAACAGGGCCACAGCGTCCAGGTCGTCGCCACCGCCGGTGCCCTGAAGTTCGTCGGGCGCCCGACGCTCGAGGCCATCTCACGCAACCCGGTGCACACCGAGCTCTACGAGGGCGTCGCCGAGGTGCGGCACGTCGCCATCGGCCAGGCCGCCGATCTGATCGTGATCGCCCCGGCGACCGCGAACACCATCGCCAAGCTCGCGGCCGGCCTTGCGGACGATCTGCTCGGCAATACGGTGCTTGCGAGCACGGCACCCCTCGTCATCGCTCCGGCCATGCACACCGAGATGTGGCAGAACCCGGCGACGGTCGCCAACATCCACACGCTGCGCTCCCGTGGCGTGACGGTCGTCGGTCCGGCATCCGGCCAGCTCACGGGCACCGACTCCGGCCCAGGCCGGATGGAGGAGCCGGAGACGATCGTCGCTGCGGCACTCGAGGTGGTCTCTCCTCGCGTGCGCGACCTCGCGGGAAAACGCGTCGTCATCACCGCCGGCGGTACCCGCGAGCCCCTCGATCCCGTTCGTTACATCGGCAACCGATCGAGCGGAAAGCAGGGCATTGCCCTCGCCGAGGCCGCGGTGAGCCGCGGCGCGTCAGTGACTCTCATTGCAGCGCACCTCGACGTGCCGGTGCCGGCCGGTGTCGACGTCATCGAGGCGCCGACTGCGGCCGACGTCGCGCGCGCCGTCACGGATGCCGCAGAGACAGCTGACATCACGATCATGGCTGCCGCTATCGCCGACTACCGTTCAGCCGAGGTCAGGCACGAGAAGATCAAGAAAGAATCGACGGGTGACGAACTCACGCTCACCCTCGTCAAGAACCCCGACATCCTCGCCGGCCTCGCCGCGTCCAGGCCCAGGGGCACCGTCGTCGGCTTTGCGGCTGAAACCGCGAAATCCGAGGACGAACTGATCGACCTCGGACGCGCCAAGCTCGCCCGAAAGGGCTGCGATTTCCTCGTCCTCAACCGGGTCAGCTGGTCCGAAGGATTCTCCACCGACCGTAACAGTGTCGTGATGCTGTCACAGGGCGGAGATATAGTGATGAAGGCCTCAGGCGAGAAACTCGACGTTGCTCACAGCATCCTGAACTCGCTCGTTTAG
- the rpoZ gene encoding DNA-directed RNA polymerase subunit omega — protein MAEKPKGIIDPPIDDLLSKVDSKYALVIFASKRARQINDYYADLHEGSLFDNVGPLVDSQVEDKPLSVALHEINEDKLVLRPIAE, from the coding sequence ATGGCTGAAAAACCCAAGGGAATTATTGACCCGCCCATCGACGACCTGCTCAGCAAGGTCGACTCGAAATACGCTCTCGTCATTTTCGCGTCGAAGCGCGCCCGCCAGATCAACGACTACTACGCTGACCTTCATGAAGGCAGCCTGTTCGACAACGTGGGTCCGCTCGTCGACTCGCAGGTCGAGGACAAGCCGCTCTCCGTTGCACTCCACGAGATCAACGAAGACAAGCTCGTTCTGCGTCCCATCGCCGAATAG
- the gmk gene encoding guanylate kinase — MPEQTVRTPPEVDRVAASRAAVEARRARAELKNRVSSGAISALTVLDDAFADPDGVAGRMRATDFLLSVPAIGRTKLTRILEDLKISPAKRLGGLGPNQRTRLHDFIADRESKNRQHKRSRLIVLAGPTAVGKGTVASYIRENYPDVLLSVSATTRKPRPGEVEGVNYFFVDDAEFDRLIENNELLEHATVHNASRYGTPRGPIDEALARGDSVLLEIDIQGARQVRAAMPEATLVFLLPPSWDELVRRLVGRGTEDAEERERRLETARHELAAQDEFDYRVVNGTVADAAQEVVDLIKTRGARPRRAV; from the coding sequence GTGCCTGAGCAGACAGTCCGAACCCCACCGGAGGTAGACCGCGTTGCGGCTTCCCGCGCCGCTGTCGAGGCGCGACGCGCACGAGCGGAACTCAAGAACCGGGTGTCCTCTGGCGCCATTTCGGCCCTGACCGTCCTCGACGACGCCTTCGCCGACCCCGATGGCGTTGCAGGGCGGATGCGCGCGACCGATTTCCTGCTGAGCGTGCCGGCGATCGGTCGCACCAAGCTCACTCGCATCCTCGAAGACCTGAAGATTTCACCGGCCAAGCGGCTCGGCGGCCTCGGCCCCAACCAGCGAACCCGGCTCCACGACTTCATCGCAGACCGGGAATCCAAGAACCGCCAGCACAAGCGTTCACGACTGATCGTGCTCGCAGGGCCCACCGCGGTCGGCAAGGGAACCGTCGCCAGCTACATCCGGGAAAATTACCCGGATGTTCTCCTCTCGGTCTCCGCGACGACCAGGAAGCCGCGACCGGGGGAGGTCGAAGGCGTCAACTACTTCTTCGTCGATGACGCGGAGTTCGACCGGCTCATCGAGAACAACGAACTGCTCGAGCACGCCACGGTGCACAACGCCTCCAGGTATGGCACCCCGCGCGGGCCGATCGACGAGGCTCTCGCCCGCGGAGACAGTGTCCTGCTCGAGATCGACATCCAGGGCGCACGCCAGGTTCGGGCCGCAATGCCCGAGGCCACCCTGGTGTTTTTGCTTCCGCCGAGCTGGGACGAACTCGTCCGACGGCTGGTCGGACGAGGCACGGAGGATGCCGAGGAACGCGAGCGCAGACTCGAGACCGCGCGGCACGAATTGGCCGCCCAGGACGAGTTCGATTACCGCGTCGTCAACGGCACAGTGGCTGACGCAGCCCAGGAGGTCGTAGACTTGATTAAGACTCGCGGCGCACGACCCCGACGCGCTGTGTAA
- the pyrF gene encoding orotidine-5'-phosphate decarboxylase, with product MTVSFGERLERVFNERGRLCVGIDPHAWLLRDWGLADTAAGAREFGLRVIDAVDGNAGIVKPQVAFFERFGSAGYAALEEILAAARSRGILVIADAKRGDVGSSVEAYGQAWLTPGSPLEADALTVSAYQGVGSLAAPSTLAESTGKGLFVLAATSNPEGMALQQARMSAGTTVARSIVDEVNAWNAEHATGALGSIGVVIGATLRLAEFDLELAPQPTPPVLAPGFGHQGAEAESMQKTYGALSSGVIVSESRSVLGAGPDGIRRAVTTRAEIVRQASA from the coding sequence ATGACAGTGTCCTTCGGGGAACGACTTGAGCGCGTCTTCAACGAGCGTGGTCGGCTCTGTGTCGGTATCGACCCCCACGCCTGGCTCCTCAGGGACTGGGGACTCGCCGACACGGCAGCGGGTGCGCGTGAGTTCGGACTCCGGGTCATTGACGCTGTCGATGGCAACGCCGGAATCGTAAAACCGCAGGTGGCGTTCTTCGAGCGGTTCGGCTCCGCCGGATATGCCGCGCTGGAGGAGATCCTCGCCGCCGCCCGTTCACGCGGCATCCTGGTCATTGCCGATGCCAAGCGGGGGGACGTCGGTTCGAGCGTCGAAGCATACGGGCAGGCCTGGCTCACACCCGGTTCACCCCTCGAGGCAGACGCGCTCACGGTGAGCGCGTACCAGGGCGTCGGCTCGCTCGCCGCGCCGAGTACCCTCGCCGAATCAACGGGCAAGGGCTTGTTCGTGCTGGCTGCGACCTCAAACCCCGAAGGAATGGCGTTGCAGCAGGCACGGATGTCGGCGGGCACGACGGTCGCGCGATCGATCGTCGACGAGGTCAACGCCTGGAACGCCGAGCACGCCACCGGCGCCCTCGGATCCATTGGCGTCGTCATCGGGGCGACACTCCGACTCGCCGAGTTCGACCTGGAACTCGCGCCGCAACCGACGCCGCCGGTGCTCGCTCCCGGCTTCGGCCACCAGGGCGCGGAGGCCGAGTCGATGCAGAAAACCTACGGTGCCCTCTCCAGCGGTGTCATCGTTTCCGAATCACGAAGCGTGCTCGGCGCGGGTCCGGATGGGATCCGCCGCGCCGTCACCACCCGAGCAGAAATAGTGAGGCAGGCCAGTGCCTGA
- the carB gene encoding carbamoyl-phosphate synthase large subunit — translation MPKRDDIQSVLVIGSGPIVIGQAVEFDYSGTQACRVLREEGVRVILVNSNPATIMTDPDFADATYIEPITWQVIETIIAKERPDAILPTLGGQTALNAAIQLHENGILEKYDVELIGANFEAINKGEDRQIFKQLVLDAGADVARSHIAHTVEEAVGFADDLGYPLVVRPSFTMGGLGSGFAYNETELRRIVGDGLHQSPTTEVLLEESILGWKEYELELMRDTADNTVVVCSIENVDPVGVHTGDSITVAPALTLTDREYQKLRDIGIDIIRAVGVDTGGCNIQFAIDPADGRIIVIEMNPRVSRSSALASKATGFPIAKIAAKLAIGYRLDEIPNDITKVTPASFEPTLDYVVVKVPRFAFEKFPAADATLTTTMKSVGEAMAIGRNFSTALQKALRSLEKRGSSFHWGEELRSVDELIEIAKVPTDGRIVVVQQALRLGATPEQLFEATKIDPWFLDQISLINEVADYIRDASVLDTEVLVTAKNHGFSDVQIGQLRGFGEDQVREVRHILDVRPVYKTVDTCAGEFPALTPYHYSSYDTETEVAPSDRRKVVILGSGPNRIGQGVEFDYSCVHASFALSEAGFETIMINCNPETVSTDYDTSDRLYFEPLTLEDVLEVIDAESKSGELVGVVVQLGGQTALGLATGLKAAGVPILGTTPEAIDLAEERGAFSQILADAGLLAPKNGTATEITGAITIAEEIGYPVLVRPSFVLGGRGMEIVYDTASLEDYFLRMADQGIIGPQHPLLVDRFLDDAIEIDVDAIYDGTELYIGGVMEHIEEAGIHSGDSSCTLPPISLGRAQIDRVRDATLAIAQGIGVQGLINVQFAIGAGILYVLEANPRASRTVPFVSKALGIPLAKAASLVMTGATIADLKGSGLLPPVDGSRIPIDSPVSVKEAVLPFKRFRTADGRIVDSILGPEMRSTGEVMGIDKDFPRAFAKSQTAAYGGIPLSGTVFVSVSDRDKRSIVLPILRFQELGYEILATEGTAEILNRNGISARTVRKYSEGDESTLGEPSIVELINRHEVDIVINTPSGRSGRADGYEIRAAAVAEDKPLFTTIAELTAAVASIEAVRNGFDVRSLQEYAQDRASRA, via the coding sequence ATGCCAAAACGCGACGACATCCAGAGCGTCCTCGTCATCGGTTCGGGCCCGATTGTCATCGGCCAGGCCGTCGAGTTCGATTACTCAGGAACCCAGGCCTGCCGCGTGCTCCGCGAAGAGGGCGTCCGCGTCATCCTCGTGAACTCCAACCCGGCGACCATCATGACCGACCCGGACTTCGCCGACGCGACGTACATCGAGCCGATCACCTGGCAGGTCATCGAGACCATCATCGCCAAGGAACGCCCCGATGCCATCCTCCCGACACTCGGCGGCCAGACGGCGCTCAACGCGGCCATCCAGCTGCACGAGAACGGCATCCTGGAGAAGTACGACGTCGAGCTGATCGGCGCGAACTTCGAGGCGATCAACAAGGGCGAGGATCGCCAGATCTTCAAGCAGCTCGTGCTCGACGCCGGTGCGGACGTTGCACGGTCGCACATCGCGCACACCGTCGAAGAGGCTGTCGGATTCGCCGACGACCTTGGCTACCCGCTCGTCGTCCGGCCCTCGTTCACCATGGGCGGACTCGGATCTGGTTTTGCCTACAACGAGACCGAGCTCCGCCGCATCGTCGGCGACGGCCTGCACCAGAGCCCCACCACCGAGGTCCTCCTCGAGGAATCCATCCTCGGCTGGAAGGAGTACGAGCTTGAGCTCATGCGCGACACCGCGGACAACACGGTCGTCGTCTGCTCGATCGAGAACGTCGACCCCGTCGGCGTCCACACCGGCGACTCGATCACCGTCGCCCCGGCGCTCACCCTGACCGACCGTGAGTACCAGAAGCTCCGTGACATCGGCATCGACATCATCCGCGCCGTCGGCGTCGACACCGGTGGCTGCAACATCCAGTTCGCCATCGACCCGGCTGACGGCCGCATCATCGTCATCGAGATGAACCCCCGCGTCTCCCGGTCGAGTGCCCTCGCCTCGAAGGCAACGGGATTCCCCATCGCCAAGATCGCCGCGAAGCTCGCCATCGGCTACCGCCTCGACGAGATTCCGAACGACATCACCAAGGTGACGCCCGCGAGCTTCGAGCCCACCCTCGACTATGTCGTCGTCAAGGTTCCCCGGTTCGCATTCGAGAAGTTCCCGGCAGCGGATGCCACCCTCACGACAACCATGAAGTCCGTCGGTGAGGCCATGGCAATCGGTCGGAACTTCTCGACGGCGCTGCAGAAGGCACTGCGTTCGCTCGAGAAGCGCGGATCGAGCTTCCACTGGGGCGAGGAGCTCCGTTCGGTCGACGAGCTCATCGAGATCGCCAAGGTGCCGACAGACGGACGCATCGTCGTCGTGCAGCAGGCGCTCCGCCTCGGCGCGACGCCAGAGCAGCTCTTCGAGGCCACCAAGATCGACCCGTGGTTCCTCGACCAGATCTCCCTGATCAACGAGGTGGCTGATTACATCCGTGACGCTTCTGTGCTCGACACCGAGGTTCTCGTCACGGCGAAGAACCACGGCTTCTCCGACGTTCAGATCGGCCAGCTGCGCGGGTTCGGTGAGGACCAGGTCCGTGAGGTCCGTCACATCCTCGACGTTCGCCCCGTCTACAAAACCGTCGACACCTGTGCCGGGGAGTTCCCCGCGCTGACGCCGTACCACTACTCAAGCTACGACACCGAGACCGAGGTCGCTCCGTCTGACCGCCGGAAGGTCGTCATCCTTGGTTCGGGCCCCAACCGGATCGGCCAGGGGGTCGAGTTCGACTACTCCTGCGTCCACGCGTCGTTCGCGCTCAGTGAAGCGGGCTTCGAGACGATCATGATCAACTGCAACCCGGAGACCGTGTCGACCGACTACGACACGAGCGACCGGTTGTACTTCGAACCGCTGACCCTCGAGGACGTCCTCGAGGTCATCGACGCCGAGAGCAAGTCTGGCGAACTCGTCGGCGTCGTCGTCCAGCTCGGCGGACAGACAGCCCTCGGCCTCGCCACCGGCCTCAAGGCCGCTGGCGTGCCGATCCTCGGAACCACACCCGAAGCAATCGATCTGGCCGAGGAACGCGGCGCGTTCTCACAGATCCTCGCGGATGCCGGACTGCTCGCTCCGAAGAACGGCACAGCGACCGAGATCACCGGCGCGATCACCATCGCTGAGGAGATCGGTTACCCGGTCCTGGTTCGACCGAGCTTCGTTCTCGGCGGCCGCGGCATGGAGATCGTCTACGACACGGCATCCCTCGAGGACTACTTCCTGCGGATGGCCGACCAGGGCATCATCGGACCGCAGCACCCGCTGCTCGTGGACCGATTCCTCGACGACGCCATCGAGATCGATGTCGACGCGATCTACGACGGTACCGAGCTGTACATCGGCGGCGTCATGGAGCACATCGAAGAGGCCGGGATCCACTCGGGTGACTCGAGCTGCACCCTGCCTCCCATCTCGCTCGGTCGGGCGCAGATCGACAGGGTGCGCGATGCGACCCTGGCCATCGCGCAGGGGATCGGCGTTCAGGGACTGATCAACGTGCAGTTCGCGATCGGCGCAGGCATCCTCTACGTCCTCGAGGCAAACCCTCGCGCATCGCGCACGGTTCCGTTCGTGTCGAAGGCACTCGGCATCCCGCTCGCCAAGGCGGCGTCCCTCGTCATGACAGGAGCGACGATTGCAGACCTCAAGGGCTCGGGACTCCTCCCTCCCGTCGACGGTTCGCGCATCCCGATCGACTCGCCGGTCTCGGTCAAGGAGGCGGTGCTCCCGTTCAAGCGGTTCCGCACCGCTGACGGTCGCATCGTCGACTCGATCCTCGGCCCTGAGATGCGATCGACCGGTGAAGTCATGGGCATCGACAAGGACTTCCCCCGCGCGTTTGCCAAGAGCCAGACCGCGGCCTACGGCGGCATCCCGCTGTCCGGCACAGTGTTCGTCTCGGTGTCCGACCGCGACAAGCGCTCGATCGTGCTCCCGATCCTCCGGTTCCAGGAGCTCGGCTACGAGATCCTCGCGACCGAGGGAACCGCTGAGATCCTCAACCGCAACGGCATCTCGGCACGCACCGTTCGCAAGTACTCCGAGGGCGACGAGTCGACACTCGGCGAACCGTCGATTGTCGAGCTGATCAACCGCCACGAGGTCGACATTGTCATCAACACGCCGTCAGGCCGCAGCGGTCGTGCTGACGGCTACGAGATCCGTGCTGCCGCCGTCGCCGAAGACAAGCCTCTCTTCACGACGATTGCGGAGCTGACCGCCGCGGTTGCCTCGATCGAGGCTGTCCGCAACGGCTTCGACGTCCGCTCACTCCAGGAGTACGCCCAGGACAGGGCGTCTCGCGCATGA
- the carA gene encoding glutamine-hydrolyzing carbamoyl-phosphate synthase small subunit: MSNSRFGSAEPAVLVLEDGSRYVGRAYGATGKTLGEVVFSTGMTGYQETLTDPSYAGQIVLMTAPHIGNTGMNAEDMESSRVWVAGYVVRDPSRMVSNFRSEHSLDSELSQDGIVGISDIDTRAVTRRIRSSGSMRAGIFSGADFNLSEGDQLDQVRQGPEMKGRNLSGDVSTIDPYEVPAQGERIGRVAVLDLGIKKSTVNYLSERGFDVMVLPQNVTADHVLSLKPDALFFSNGPGDPAASDAHVTLLREVLRENVPYFGICFGNQLLGRALGFDTYKLPFGHRGINQPVLDKSTGRVEITSQNHGFAVDLPIEGDHQSPEGFGRVEVSHYSLNDQVVEGLACLDIPAFSVQYHPESAAGPHDANHLFDRFRDLVIANNHTSAGDDN, encoded by the coding sequence ATGAGCAATTCACGATTTGGCTCAGCAGAACCCGCCGTCCTCGTTCTGGAAGACGGCTCCCGCTACGTCGGTCGCGCATACGGCGCGACGGGCAAGACACTGGGTGAGGTTGTCTTCTCAACGGGCATGACCGGCTACCAGGAGACACTCACCGACCCGTCGTACGCGGGCCAGATTGTGCTCATGACGGCCCCGCACATCGGCAACACCGGAATGAACGCCGAGGACATGGAGTCGTCGCGCGTCTGGGTCGCCGGATACGTCGTGCGCGACCCATCCCGCATGGTGTCGAACTTCAGGTCAGAGCACAGCCTCGACAGCGAGCTTTCCCAGGACGGGATCGTCGGCATCAGTGACATCGACACCCGCGCCGTCACCAGGCGGATCAGGTCGAGCGGCTCGATGCGTGCCGGCATCTTCTCCGGCGCCGACTTCAACCTCTCAGAGGGGGACCAGCTCGACCAGGTCCGCCAGGGTCCCGAGATGAAGGGACGCAACCTCTCCGGCGACGTCTCGACGATCGACCCGTACGAGGTTCCCGCTCAGGGCGAGCGCATCGGCCGGGTTGCTGTCCTCGACCTCGGCATCAAGAAGTCGACGGTCAACTACCTCTCCGAGCGCGGCTTCGACGTCATGGTGCTCCCACAGAACGTCACGGCAGACCACGTTCTGAGCCTCAAGCCCGACGCCCTGTTCTTCTCCAACGGCCCCGGCGACCCCGCCGCGAGTGACGCACACGTCACCCTGCTCCGCGAGGTCCTCCGGGAGAACGTGCCGTACTTCGGCATCTGCTTCGGTAACCAGCTGCTTGGTCGCGCCCTCGGCTTCGACACCTACAAGCTCCCGTTCGGCCACCGCGGCATCAACCAGCCTGTGCTCGACAAGTCGACGGGCCGGGTCGAGATCACCTCGCAGAACCACGGCTTCGCCGTCGACCTGCCGATCGAGGGCGACCACCAGTCGCCAGAGGGATTCGGGCGCGTCGAAGTGAGCCACTACAGCCTCAATGACCAGGTGGTCGAGGGACTTGCCTGCCTCGACATCCCCGCATTCAGCGTCCAGTACCACCCGGAATCGGCTGCAGGCCCGCACGACGCCAACCACCTCTTCGATCGCTTCCGCGACCTCGTGATCGCGAACAACCACACCTCAGCAGGAGACGACAACTAA
- a CDS encoding dihydroorotase yields MTTETYLLRQATLADGSTTDIRIADGIIAELGGSLSADGASVVDADGLLALPGLVDLHTHLREPGYEQSETVLTGTQAAAAGGFTAVFAMANTSPVADTAGVVEQELALGQEAGYATVQPIGAVTVGLAGEQLAELGAMAASRAQVRVFSDDGFCVSDPLLMRRALEYVKSFDGVIAQHAQDPRLTVGAQMNEGAVSGELGLQGWPAVAEESIIARDVLLAEHVGSRLHICHVSTAGSVDVIRWAKARGISVTAEVTPHHLLLTEELVRSYDARYKVNPPLRRQEDVLALREALADGTIDIVATDHAPHPTEHKDCEWDAAANGMVGLESALSVVQASVVDTGLLNWSDVARVLSSAPARIGRITRHGQGIAVGAPAQVLLYDPQASRTFSTGDLRGKGMNSPYLDLTLPGRVVATFHDGYPTVLDGALRPVDEIAQQARAGRAAANA; encoded by the coding sequence ATGACTACAGAGACCTACCTCCTCCGCCAGGCGACCCTCGCAGATGGCAGCACCACAGACATCCGCATCGCCGACGGCATCATCGCCGAACTCGGTGGGTCCCTCTCCGCCGACGGCGCCTCCGTTGTCGACGCAGACGGACTGCTCGCACTCCCGGGCCTCGTCGACCTGCACACCCACCTCCGTGAGCCCGGCTACGAGCAGAGCGAAACCGTGCTGACCGGTACGCAGGCCGCTGCCGCCGGTGGATTCACCGCCGTCTTCGCCATGGCGAACACCTCGCCCGTCGCAGACACCGCCGGTGTCGTCGAACAAGAACTCGCCCTCGGTCAGGAAGCCGGCTACGCGACGGTCCAGCCTATCGGCGCCGTCACCGTCGGGCTGGCGGGCGAACAGCTCGCCGAACTCGGCGCGATGGCAGCATCCCGCGCCCAGGTGCGGGTGTTCTCCGACGACGGCTTCTGCGTCTCCGATCCGCTGCTGATGCGCCGCGCCCTCGAGTACGTCAAGTCGTTCGACGGCGTCATCGCGCAACACGCCCAGGACCCCAGGCTCACCGTCGGTGCCCAGATGAACGAGGGCGCTGTGTCGGGCGAACTGGGATTGCAGGGCTGGCCGGCGGTTGCCGAAGAGTCGATCATCGCCCGTGACGTCCTGTTGGCCGAACACGTCGGGTCCCGGCTCCACATCTGCCACGTGTCGACCGCGGGAAGCGTCGACGTCATCCGCTGGGCCAAAGCGCGCGGCATTTCGGTGACGGCTGAAGTCACCCCGCACCACCTCCTCCTCACCGAAGAGCTCGTCCGCAGCTACGACGCCAGGTACAAGGTCAACCCGCCGCTTCGCCGTCAGGAAGACGTCCTCGCGCTCCGCGAGGCCCTCGCTGACGGCACCATCGACATCGTCGCAACGGACCACGCACCGCACCCGACCGAGCACAAGGACTGCGAGTGGGATGCCGCAGCGAACGGCATGGTCGGCCTCGAGTCCGCTCTCAGCGTTGTGCAGGCATCCGTTGTCGACACCGGCCTGCTGAACTGGTCGGACGTCGCGCGGGTCCTGTCATCGGCTCCTGCCCGGATCGGACGCATCACGCGGCACGGTCAGGGCATCGCCGTCGGCGCACCGGCGCAGGTGCTGCTCTACGACCCCCAGGCGTCGCGCACCTTCAGCACCGGCGACCTCCGCGGCAAGGGCATGAATTCGCCCTACCTCGACCTGACCCTGCCCGGTCGCGTCGTTGCGACCTTCCACGACGGATACCCAACGGTTCTCGACGGGGCTCTGCGCCCGGTCGACGAGATCGCACAACAGGCGCGTGCAGGACGGGCGGCTGCGAATGCCTGA